GTATGTCCATAtcatataaacaaataaacaaatgCAGCAGAATGATAGTACTTTATTTTGGTTGAGAGTTTGAGGAGGGTTTTGTTGAGCTTAGGTAATAGTGATGGGAAGACTAGGTTAAACCTTTGACTCTGAAACATCAGCAAGCCCAAGATGGTCAGCAAGTTTGACTGCATATCATGCTCTagtctcttctcttctcttgcTTACAGCTGCAGAATGGGGTGGGGAAAATCATGGTTCCAAGACCACTCTTTATTCAATCACTAATATGTGTCACTCAATGGCCTGCACTGCACAAACTCACACAAACAGTAGGGAAGCCTCAAATTGTATCTATCATTTCATCACTGCTAACCAAAAATGTTGTCACATAGTAGGTAGATGAGTGAATATGTTAGAAAAAGatatctttttttaaataaatctcAAGATTTTGATAAACTAGTGTTTTgattcataaaaaatatcatgAGGGTGTTAGATTTTTTTGAGAGGTTACAGTAGACATGAAGTGTGCATGAATGGGGTTTATATGGAAAATAAAGTAAGTGTGGTGGGAATGGTTGGGTTGGGAATTAGTGTGATGGGGTGTGTGATTTCTTTGCATTGCTAGCTAGCTATAGCTAGCATTGGACAAATTAATTGAATGTTGTTGGTTCTGCTCAAGCTATTCAGTGTTGGTTTTCATCATTTCGCAACCACCACCATTATTCCTTTTCCATTTTCGTGTATTTGTAGTTACTACTGCTCCATTATCAAATTGAATGACGATGGATGATGTTGGTTACTATTATTGTGACTTCATTCATTTGCGAGAGCCAGATCAATGCCATATGATCACAAATGCCTACAATATAGGTCCTGCAAGATCTCATTTTCAGGCTTTCCCTTAGGGTTATcttatgaataatttatttcgatagattttttttgaatttttttgcaGTTCTAATAACATTCAAAAAACTGAAATCACAATAATAAATGATGTTAATTCCACATTTTACAAAGATTtgattaacaatttttttataagttaagtatgagagaaaaataaatagaattaaCTTTATtgtcattaataaaaattaacaaatgaataaactaaaattatctGGActtataaaaaacatatatcTAGTCATATATTGAACAAATGATATCAAAGTGTGTGATTTGTTTCGGTAACTACTCTTATGACATAAATGGGTTTTATTCTAACGATGAGAGtgtcaaaatataaattcaattaCTAAAAACTTTTGATTCTTACAATTAATCATAATACTTAGTTGAAAAGTTACTCACACAAAGTTATCTTGTGGTTGATTATTATTGAACACTTTTAAGTCAGAATTCAGGCTATAAACGATGCATCCCTATATTGTTTGTGGGCATGCATTCCCTGAAGACACATGTCATTCGCAAATCAATCTTGTGAGATGCCTTAATCATTGAATGACGAATAAAATCTTTTATAGACAGCTTGGACATACGAGATTGTGTATTATAAGTGACATAGTGGAGTTGTTAAATGATCCACCAAGACTCTTTGACATTTTGGTTTGTCTCTTCCCTTCTCCTTCCATCCACTTTCATCTTTCTCTTAAGTGAGTACATTATGGAGTGAGTGATATAAATCATAATTTTATAGATCTATAAGACAAAATATGAGAGAAATTATGTCTCCTATGTACAGAGTTATGTTAGTGGTGAAGGATATAGTCATCCATTAGAATTGTGTTAAGTTTATCTAGGACTCTTTATTTGGAGATAGATAGATGCGGAATGCTCTTGACAGAGAGATATATATGAAACAACCTAATCTTTTTCTtgttaaaggaaaaaaatattatgtgaaAGTTGATAAGTAGTCTATATTTAAGTAAGTTCCAAAACaatattacaagaaaaatgTTAGTTTGCTATGTTTGAGAAGACTCCATATGACCATTATGTATTTGttataaagttttattttatgataatttCATTATGTTGTTATTGTATGTGAATGAAATGCTTGTGGTTAAAAATTACATTTCCAAGACTAACAAGTTGAAGAAACAATTGGACAAGTCATTTTCCCTAAAGGACATGGAAATTACTAAATAGATGATTGATATAAAAATCATGTGTgaccaaaaaaaatattgtatttcacaaaaacattatattaaaatattgttgtaaagattccaaataaaaaatgataatatggtGAACACTCATCTAGTTACTCATTTTAAGTTGAGTACAAAATAGAGTCCACATAATGAAACTTAGGAGATTAGGTGTGCAAGATGTTCATTTTCCATCTATAATGGGTAATCTAATGCATATACGACCAAATACATCATACATTGGTACAATTAgcactataagaaaataatcaaattgtaactaattttaaagatcaaaataattagttactattaaactaaattaaaaaccatttagAGACTCAAAATATTATtggaatattattaataaaaaatttataaagtaatttttaaattggtatctaaccattagctaccaaggttttagctactaataaaACCCTAGTagctaatttaaataccaatttagaaatcattctATAAATtggtattaataatataaagcactttagatacaaataatttttttgtctctaaaataatatctaatttagttaatatagtgactaattattttttatctctaattttagttgttatttaatgaatttcttATAATGCAGTATATTTTTTCCAAATCCATGTAAAGAGTGTTCAAATGTTGTGACATGAATTTTGAAGTATATTTATGGTACTATGAACATGAATATACAACTTGGTTTTAGTGGTGAAAAATCTACATTGGTAAGGATGATTGTAAGGATtcataattttcaaatattaaattaagtttatatatgtatattgtttttttatttttgcatgagttgttttttaaaaaatatatttaaaatggaagagtaaatatatatatatatatatatattaaaaattaattatttaataaaatatagatatttttAAAGGAGAAATAAAGATGGCAGACATatagtaaaattataatttccTGAATAAAAAGGGGAGTTGAATATAGTAAATGAACATCAGAATTTTGTAAGATAAACAAAAATTTTAGAAATTGAAAGAAGAGGCAGAAGAAAAATAGAGAAAGGAGTAGATTggtgatgaaggaagttgagtGTTAGTTAAGTATGAAATCATGTAATGTTTTTAGTGAGATTATTACACATTACTTtgagtataaaaaaattgaaaaataaatggGTATAAAAAACATTGTTATTTTACAAAACCCTTACTGGgagtaaaatattattagaatatgtagtaaatttgattattatatttcatCAAAAAAAATTACAGTAAATCAATCATGTTGTACTTTGAATTAAGAaattaattctattattttaaatatatttgatttaaaggaaataattaattacattatatattttattatgttgtATTTATTTTGAGGAAATAAAATGGTGTTGTAAAgaaagttattttaaatattttattggttGTTCTTTTGTTAGCGTGGATTTTCTACTATTTTAACCCATATTAAATTGTTGTTAAAAGTTgatattgttaatataaattaaatttacttgttaatataaattaagTTATTGTTGTTAATGTAAATTAAACTGATGTCGTTAATATGTTTTATGATTATATATGAAATTTTAAGAGTTGAAATATTTTAAGTATGAAAAaactattatttaaaaaattcataattttaaagTGAGATTGTATTTGAAAAGTATTATATGGAAAAtttcttttgttaaaaaaattatatgtgaATTGAGATATTTATGATTTGTTGGGCTTGATTTTAACTTATCcctatttttattcttataccTCTTTATATATTGTAGTAAATCTATTTCTTTAACTAGAAAGACTCATgatttttatattcaatttttttatatctcttatcttttaatttaatttttatttagtttcatTGATGCTCTTAATGTGTAGAGAAATTTGATTTGGGTAATTATTGTTGTGTTGTGATGAAAGGACAAAAGGTATTGTTTTCAATTGATGGAAGGCCTGCGTTCTTGCTGTAAAGCTCAGAGATATTCATGCTGTTCCCAAAGCTTTCTTTGGGAACTAAAATGCCTCTTAGAAATACAGGgtcattaaatataataaaatatgcatATATAATATTTGAAGCATTTTTATTAACTCAGCTAATTTTAAATAGAAACATTTTCATCATtagtaaaatatgtttttattaatttcttaatttagattttaaatatattatatttgtcATTACAAGTATATAGGTCATGTGAACAAAGATTTTATTGTAAATAGCAAAAACATGGAGAAGTGGAAAAATTGCATAGTTTTATAGCGATGGCATGCATTATTATGTGAATATTCtgttaaaataaaacaaagaaacattaaagaataattttttaaaattaaagataaaagtatagtatttgtatatataagtgactgtaaatattaaaaaataaattttaaatctaatttatttttgtaaaattaaattataaaataaggtttcgatttatttattataaatattttaattttaataaatattaagaagtaaactttaagtttaactcaactccataaaatcgACTCATAAAGTTGACACACCTCTTCACGCCGAGAGTAACAACTTGTGcatgggataacatattatgggtggtccaatAACGGCCTGATAGCGAGTGACCTTATAAGCCCACTAAACACTCTCTAGGATAGGCTTTAAATGATTATGATACCATATAACAAAGTGGATTTTaggcctaactcaaccccataaaaccggctcggggtgaggtttgcacccacttatatactatgaaagactctaatctctagtcgatgtgagatctccaacacacccctcatgCCGAAAGTGACAATTCGTACGtgagataacatattatgggtggtccgatagcagGTGgtctgataagtccaacaaacctTCGCTAGGATAGACTTAAAATGTCATAGAAATTAGAGCTCCAACagtaaaattaaataactttttaataattttgtgaaaaaatatttttgacgAAATACATGGGGTATGTAATTAAGACATGCACAAATTTTGTTGTTGATATTTTTAGCTAAAAACAAGTGTGACAGATGGATTTGGTGTGTTTTTTTTAgctttttgtttcctttttcatgGAAATCTATGCAAATTCGTAAACAGGCTCTGATAATTCATCCTCTTTGCTCTCCTCTTCTCCTTTGCATCACCTCATCTTTGATTTTGTTATTCCAAAGGTGGTGGTGATAAAATCTTGAAAAGGAGAGTTTTGCCTTAATTATTGATTTTCATTCTTAGTTAAAGATTAAGGTATTGAAGGATGTAATTGTGATTCCATAGTTTTTTTTGTCTTCTTATCTTCTCTGGGATTGTATATTTTTTGAAACAACATTGAGAGGAACGCTTTAAGGTTGAAACCAGGTAATCCAAAtcactttctctcttcattttttttcattatgtgGATCATAGTTTGTTCTTTTTATTGTTCATTTAAGATTGTTTATGTTAAACACcctataaatattaattaatcacAACTCCAAATCATTATTGGACGTTGCTGTTGTTGCAATTTCTAAACTCAGAATTTTACAAGTTGAACAAAGACTTTAACAATGATTGGTGTATTTGAACATGGTATATTCGAgtattttatatgaaattttaGATGTTTTAGTAGAAGATATAGATCCATTAAagctttagattttttttagttaataattttgggataattagtttatataaattCTCTGTACAATAGTCAATTAAGACAATTGCTTCTTAAAAGTTTAGATATgcatgatttatttattttaattattgtctCGAAGATGTTTAAAAACTCCTTTGCCACATTGagcatatgaaaaataatataatatcacaatttttttaggaaaaaaataaaataaaaatgcatcCCACTTCAAGAACCTTAATGTTTTAAACATGTAGGTAAAGTTTTCGTTAAATGTTTTCTTTTCAATATGTCTAAAGTTACATTTAGATGTATCAGcttaagtttatatttttaacaagATCATGATAACAAATGGTAAATGATATTATATAGATTCAAAATATGGATATTTTGTTATGGTTTTAATGATATTTATCatacaaattaataaatttgtgaataaGATAATGATCACTTTTGGTCTTTCGAAAAATGAATTGTTTCCTTTTTAGAATTTCATAGATGAAATgtctaatataattttattttttaagagtaAAATTTCtgtatattattaatattaaaaagttataattttatcTAATTACAAACTATCATATATAAATGCATATATTTGGTACTTGCtcccaaaaaatattttcttaggTTAAAATTTGATGTAAACTAAGTTctcaaattaagaaaattaagatttttattttttaaaaagatttacTATAAGTGATACTATTGTATTAAAACTTATGTCTTTTTATTATTaagtgatattttatatttgtttatgtagaaaaaaaaaaacaacatcaAATGATCGATATGATTCAAAATAACAATCAACTAATTCCAAAACCAccatccatgtcttcttctGGACCAATCAATTCTTCTTGTGACATGAGATCCAATAATTCAAAATCAAGAAGACAAAACAACAATACATCTTCATCAACAAAAGATTTATGGGAACGTCTTTTTTATCAAGGTTATAAAGCAGATGTTTGCATCAATACTAATAATGGTGGCATTGTTTATGCTCATTCTAACATTCTCGTAAGTTCGTTCATTCTACTTCATTAAAGACCTACCTTGTGACGATATCATAACAATATAGCTTGATATGATAAATGATTAATTCATATTacatattttgtaaaatattgtttacacatataaaataaattcatactCATATTGAGATAAGTATCATTAGAACatatattgtattaatttatgaATGTATCAATAATTGTGAAATACTTATATAATATGATCCATCCTTGAAACACAAagtgaatatttttttgttttcttatatttttttaagcgACTAACTTCATATTATACGAATAGGCCATGGCTTCTCCTGTATTGAAAGGCATACTAAAGCAAGCAAATAGATGTGGTCGATGGCGAACAATCTCAATCACTGGGGTTCCACATGATGTAGTTATAACTTTTATTCAATATTTATACACTTATAGGTATGTTTGATCTCTCTATTGTGTTTGTATGGAAATCATTAGCAACGCTCATACTACATGATAATGATTATTGCACTAAGATGCAATTGACTTATTAGTGTAATCAAATATGATGGTGAGAGTTTATGGTCCTATTTCATTCTCTTCACTTTTCCTAATATTACTATATTTTTGTTAGTAtgtatatttctaaaatattttgtatgtttttttttatagttatgaGAAAGAAGATATGGAGGAATTTGTACTACATTTGTTGGTGTTGTCACATGTATACATGGTTCCTCACTTAAAGTTTGAATGTGGACAAAATCTAGAATTGGGTTTACTCAGCATAGATAACTTGGTTGATGTATTGCAACTAGCCTTGTTGTGTGATGCTCCAAGACTTAGTCTCATTTGTCAGCGCAAGATAATAGAAAACTTCAAAGTCGTTTCAGAGTCAGAAGGATGGAAAACAATGAAGTTAAGTCATCCACTTCTAGAAAAGGAGATTTTAGAGTTAATGATTGTTGAAGAAAATGTAAGAACATTGCTTTCTCTTCATTGTATATTGGCTAAACTAttcatttaattttcattattgtttccattttatgttttagtccctataaaataaattatataatttttttaaatgcttTTTGTGTGTCAGTTTATGATTGTAAATTTTTGTTGTTGCATAGTTATACCATGAAATCTTTTTTGTAATCTTACCAATGTAGATTAAAACTTAAGTTATACTCATGTTAAGAACTAAAACTTACGAGAGAAACAACTGTATGACTGTGAAAACCTAATTTGTCCTTTATCTAATTTCTTTTATACTAATTTATTATGTAGATAAAAAAGGAAAGGATCAGAAAAATGAAGGAAAGAAAGATATATCTACAATTATATGAGGCAATGGAAGCTCTTGTTCATATATGTAAAGATGGTTGTCGAACTATTGGTCCTTATGATAAAGATCTTCAAGCAAACCAACCATGTAAGTATTCAGCATGTAACGGATTGGAGTTGCTTGTTCGTCATTTTGCTGGATGTAAGTTGAGAGTCCCTGGAGGTTGTGTTCATTGTAAGAGGATGTGGCAATTATTTGAGTTACACTCTCGATTATGTGTTAATTCAGACGATTGTAGAGTTCCTTTATGCAGGTAATTACTATTAATATGTGTTTTGTATTTGTTACAACTTAGTTATCCATCTTAATAATAACACATTCTCTCATTTCAGGAACTTTAAACAACGAATATCAAAACAAAGCAAGAAAGATGAAATTAGATGGAAAATACTGGTTGAAAAGATCTTGAGAACAAAAGGAATTGGGATAGCGTCATGTTTTATGCAACAATAATTATGCCTTTGAAGCATATATATACAATTTTGGATACTATAAAAAAACTGTtctaaaactaaattttaattgtATATTATGTAAGTGTTGATAAGAAAATATGGTGAAAGATGGAGTGTTTCTCTCTTTTTACcttaattaaaaaagtattaattagggaacatcattttctatttgaATTAATCTTTCACCGAATGGGATTACTTACAATTACGAATTATAAATAGTAATAAGTAAAATGAATAAGTTATAGTAGACTAGGTTCTACGTAAAATTTACCTTGATTTCTTTATTCTATAGACaactttctttaatttatttatttattttatatacaacTCTTTTGAGAAGTTTAGGTGAGAAACCTAAGTAATTAAACTCACTTTTACTTCTGGGCACGTGTGTCTATCCAAAAGAGTGAGGAAATTCCTCCACAATGAAgaatacaatttttatattttgaattataaattttaaaatacattattgTATTCTGGATtgtgtaattaaaaacaaaattgtattCTAGATTTTAGAATCAGaatacaaatttaatattttattcggAATAGAGggaaatttgtattttaaattgtacaacAAATTCGTATTTCGAAttctaaaatttagaataaaaatattatatttcatggattacaatttaaaatacaaatttatattatgaattataaaatttgaaataacaAATGTATTTCGAATTTTGAAATACACAATTTGTATTCCAATTcaaatacaaattttttattttaaattaattgtaaaatttgaaatacaaaattttatttgtaaaattcagaatgagcaattttagtattttttttagatatggagggaaagttaatttttttttccaatctcATGGTCTGGTTAAGAAATTCTGGGTGTTGTGTTTGAAAAGTTTAAATGGTTtatgttataaatttttaaatggtGGAATTTAGAAATATGTTTCTGCGCAATTCATAAGGAAATGCGAGAGTGAGACgcttgattttgttttgtgtGGTTATGGGCTGTACAAAGAAAAAAACCAGCCCATTAGAAAAACTGCATGCATTAGGTTTGGGTTTTTTCTTTCTGTACCCAATCAATTCTAACTTTCAACCAAGGCTAATTCTCCCTGCACAATACccatcattttttaaaaaaaatcctaaattgaGCTTATTACCTTTTCCAGATTTTCACATCcggaatgagaaaaaaaatttccagaTCTTGGTGTTCAGAAGGCATTTTTATGTGTCAGAATAACATTGCAGAtgatatttatgaaaaatacaTCTCAGTTCTGGATTTGCATATCCAAAACTACGTTCAACAAGTTATAAATATCTAGAAGATTAAGAACAAAATAGACATTTTCTTTATACATGTAATGTTATTCATGCTATTAAATGACGTCTTTGTGATTTACCTACCTTTTGCATTCGAATTTCTCTATAAAAGTAATTAACATCATATTTCTGTTGGTATCAGATAGAAGAATTGTCGTCATTTTTTAACTTCAATTATTGGCGTACAGCGTACTTGTACATTGTTCAACGCTCCTCTCCCTCAGGCGTGCCTTTCAGGTATTATCTACAATGGTCCAAGTTTGAAGCTATTTTAGGAAGATTCACCGAACAAAGGTACAATTATCAGTGTCTGATTCTATTTGATGACGGTGACCATTGAAACAATGAAAGACTAGTTTAAATCTCATCAACATACTATTATCGCTATGTTTCCTtacattttagtttataaattgctAGAATTTTATAGAAATTGCGTTTGTATTTAACTGCTGATAGAAAACTGTCGGCAAATTTCCTTCTAGGAGGTACAGGAATGCGTAAGAGTGTGTTATGCATAAAAGTAGAAAATTGTGATCACAATCTCCCGAAATCCGAAACTGTTTCTGTGGTTCTGATTCCTCGTTCTTAGACTCTCGCGGGAACAGTAAATTGGATTTTGAGACGAGAGATTTGCATAGTTTGTGTGAATTATTAGATTCTTTTTTAGATCTCATTTCCTCATCTCTAAGTCTTCTTCGGtggaaaaaatataataacccaCTAGAACTCCGTTTAATGATAaaagaattataatttatacgagatcttaaattaaaatttatgcaGAAACAGAAAAGTTATGTGTCTGTAATGTTCAGAAGAGAAGAATTTAACCATGAAATTTGCTTTACTGGTAATGTTCACTTTCGAAGCTCACAAACTGACTGATTATTCCATAGTTAAATAAGAGTGCGTAAGAGATTGGAGTTTATCATTCACTGCACCATTTATTTTCTTACCCCTTGGTTCTAGGGCTGCTTCTAACATTGAATGAATTGAAGACTAGTTACAGAATGTAGTGCAAGTGATGGTGTAAATCTTAAATGTTGGGAACACATAAAGAATTGCTGCAaaattgttatttattattgataattgatttaaaaaatacatataggAGCCTCTTAAGTAAAATCGAAACGTTCTACAATATGACAATTGTGTGGAGCTCTGACCTAATAAAATCTATTTTGACTATAGAATATGTATTGGGGAAGAAACAAAATGACGCATTCACTGCACttcccatttaaaattttatttatgctTCATATGAAGTAGGATGAGGATGCCACGAACCTTTGCAGCCCATTTCTGTGTGCCGGGAAACCAGCGAGTTCAGTTTCTTAACCCCACCAACCCCACCATGGATTCTGGAGTTTTGAGTGTCTGATGTTCAGTCTCAGGGAAGGCTATCTTTTCACCACCA
The sequence above is a segment of the Phaseolus vulgaris cultivar G19833 chromosome 2, P. vulgaris v2.0, whole genome shotgun sequence genome. Coding sequences within it:
- the LOC137810044 gene encoding BTB/POZ and TAZ domain-containing protein 4 translates to MIDMIQNNNQLIPKPPSMSSSGPINSSCDMRSNNSKSRRQNNNTSSSTKDLWERLFYQGYKADVCINTNNGGIVYAHSNILAMASPVLKGILKQANRCGRWRTISITGVPHDVVITFIQYLYTYSYEKEDMEEFVLHLLVLSHVYMVPHLKFECGQNLELGLLSIDNLVDVLQLALLCDAPRLSLICQRKIIENFKVVSESEGWKTMKLSHPLLEKEILELMIVEENIKKERIRKMKERKIYLQLYEAMEALVHICKDGCRTIGPYDKDLQANQPCKYSACNGLELLVRHFAGCKLRVPGGCVHCKRMWQLFELHSRLCVNSDDCRVPLCRNFKQRISKQSKKDEIRWKILVEKILRTKGIGIASCFMQQ